One Onychostoma macrolepis isolate SWU-2019 unplaced genomic scaffold, ASM1243209v1 Scaffold138, whole genome shotgun sequence DNA window includes the following coding sequences:
- the LOC131535098 gene encoding uncharacterized protein LOC131535098, translating into MGYSGSQNLKAKEKAVQRYERRIKRQRLPSAMPSTSTSATVPDLGDHDVSMDCEVIVSVDPDPTSADNEMTTETSASCSDQAAKKEQLEAETKRLAEELLAQQRAAVYYNEKSTKLQEALNKEEFTVNNLSEKQLKYYTGLRSRKLFDWIVKVVSARQLPYFCEKLSITDKVLLLLMKLRLGLQNKDLAYRFKISADQVTKIVNIGSSVMADALKFLIVWPEKGAIIRNLPKAFKKTRRYKKTCVIIDCSEIFIQRPSNLLARNITYSTYKHHNTLKLLVGITPTGAVCFLSKCWGGRVSDKELTINSGFLEQLEHGDQVMADRGFLIREELLCRGASLVIPAFTKGKNQLSHKEVIDSRKTANVRIHVS; encoded by the exons ATGGGCTATTCTGGATCGCAAAActtaaaagcaaaagaaaaggCTGTTCAGCGATACGAACGGAGGATCAAGAGGCAACGCCTTCCATCCGCAATGCCTTCCACTTCTACTTCCGCTACGGTTCCGGACCTGGGTGATCATGATGTTAGCATGGACTGTGAAGTGATCGTCAGTGTTGACCCCGATCCCACTTCTGCTGACAACGAAATGACCACAGAAACTAGCGCCAGTTGCTCTGACCAGGCAGCGAAAAAAGAGCAGCTCGAGGCAGAGACCAAGAGACTGGCAGAAGAACTTCTGGCACAGCAACGAGCAGCTGTGTACTACAATGAGAAGAGCACGAAACTTCAAGAAGCTCTAAATAAAGAAGAATTCACTGTAAACAATCTGAGCGAAAAACAACTCAAGTATTACACAG GACTCAGAAGTCGGAAACTATTTGATTGGATAGTTAAAGTGGTGTCTGCTCGTCAACTGCCCTACTTCTGTGAGAAATTGAGCATCACAGACAAGGTCCTTCTTCTTTTAATGAAGCTGAGGCTGGGACTGCAGAACAAGGACCTAGCATACAG GTTCAAGATAAGTGCTGACCAAGTAACAAAGATAGTGAACATCGGAAGCTCTGTAATGGCTGATGCCCTGAAGTTCCTGATAGTGTGGCCAGAAAAAGGGGCGATAATAAGAAACCTGCCTAAAGCTTTTAAGAAAACTAGAAGATACAAAAAGACTTGTGTCATAATTGACTGCAGTGAGATCTTCATACAGCGGCCATCTAATTTACTAGCTCGAAATATTACATACTCCACATACAAACATCACAACACGTTGAAGCTGTTGGTGGGAATTACTCCAACAGGAGCAGTTTGCTTTCTGTCCAAGTGCTGGGGTGGCCGGGTATCAGACAAGGAGCTGACAATCAACAGTGGATTCCTGGAACAGCTGGAGCATGGGGACCAG GTTATGGCAGATCGAGGATTCCTCATTCGAGAAGAACTTCTCTGCAGAGGAGCAAGCCTCGTCATCCCTGCATTCACAAAGGGCAAAAATCAGCTTAGCCACAAGGAAGTCATCGACTCAAGGAAAACTGCCAATGTCAGAATTCACGTAAGTTGA